The window GACCCATCCGAATATACCGCCTTCCCACCCGCTCGCAAGCTCTGCAGAGACAAGTGCCGTAGGAATAAGAAAGACAATCGCCGGGATTACATACAGGACAATCGATGAAAGCCCGTAAGGCGCCATTGCAGGCAGGCCGCGGATGCTTGCGACGGCAACCGTGGTCAAAAGAGCCATAGTAACCCAGTTTATGGATTTTACAGGATTTTGAAAGGCTTTTTCAGCATCTTTTTTATCATCACCCATAATATTCACCCCCCTGTATTACTTAGTGGTGGAAGCTTGTACCCGTCTTTTCGTCATGAACGGGCACGGACTGTTTTTCAAGGACTTTGAGCTGTCTTTTCAGGTCCTCGAGAAACATATCCGCAAGGTCGCAGGAAAATCCACGTCTTACGACAATCCTTAAAACCGCAAGGTCTTTGCAGTTTTCAGGGAAAGTGTACGCAGGAATGAGCCAGCCGCGTTCACGCATCTTGTTGGATACATCAAACACAGTGTAATTTTTTATACTGTCATTTAATTTGAACGCAAACACAGGCAGTTCGTCTCCTCTGGTCACAAGTTCGAAAGGACCGAGTTTTTCTATTTCCGACGAGAGGAACAGTGCAATATCCCTTGCATACTGCTGGACTTTTTTGTATCCCTCCCTTCCGAGACGCAGGAAATTGTAATACTGAAGGACTATCTGTGAACCGGGCCTTGAGAAGTTAAGCGCGAAAGTCGGCATGTTCGAGCCGAGATAATTTACGTAGAATATCAGATCCTCAGGCAGTGCCTCCGCATTGCGCCATATGACCCAGCCTACCCCGGGATATACCAGACCATACTTGTGGCCTGACGTGTTTATGGATGCGACCCTCGGGATCCTGAAGTCCCAGATTAAACCGGGGTCAAGGAAAGGAGCTATCATTCCTCCTGATGCGGCGTCGACATGCACAGGTATGTCAAGACCTGTCTTTTCCTGGAATTTGTCAAGTGCCTGGCATATTTCAAGGACGGGCTCGTATGAACCGTCGAAAGTCGAGCCGAGAATTGCAATGACACCTATAGTGTTCTCGTCGCAGAGCTTTACAGCCTCTTCTGCCGTTAAATGATAACGCCCCTTCTCCATGGGGACAAGACGCATCTCTACGTCCCAGTAGTTTGCGAATTTCTCCCAGCAGACCTGAACGTTTATCCCCATGACGATATTCGGTCTGTCAACGGGCTTCCCTTCGGCCTTTCTTTTGTGCTGCCATCTCCTTTTCATCGATATTCCGCCGAGCATCGCGGCTTCGCTTGACCCGGTGGTGGAGCACCCTGTCGCCTGTTCAAGGTCGGGTGCATTCCACAGGTGGCTTAACATGCTTACGCACCTCATTTCAAGGTCAGCCGTCTGCGGATACTCGTCCTTGTCTATCATGTTCTTGTCGAAGGTCTCGGAAGCAAGCTTTCTTGCCTGCGGCTCCATCCAGGTCCCTACGAATGTCGCCAGGTTAAGCCTTGCATTGCCGTCGAGCATGAGCTCGTCATGGACTATCTGGTATGCAAGGTCAGGCTCGATCTCGTTTTCAGGCAGCCTGTCCCTCGGGATTGTCTCCATTCCCTCACTTGCAAAGATGGGGTCTATTATCAGGTCTTTTATGTGGGTTTTGGGCCCTTTCGGATGTTTCAGTCCCATAATCTAGATTCACCTCGTATAAAAACAGCTGCAAAACGCGGGATGACTTTTTGCCTGTAATTTCTCCTCTGCGCAAGAGCACTGAGAAATACCGCTACATCACAGACCAGAATTTTTGCACACCACTTCCGCTTTGCCTGTCTGATAGTTCAATAGAAGAGTTATAAATAATTTGTGGGAACTAAAGTCTTTGCGGGCAGATAATTAAAAGCAGGATATGTTAACTATATATCTCAGGAATCCGGTCCTGGCAGGAAAAATCGGTAATTCCGGCTGGCAGTTATTATTGTTAAAAACTCATTTGGAAACCAGTTAAATGAACAGATGACCTTCAGGCCGCTACAGCGTAACC of the Methanomicrobium sp. W14 genome contains:
- a CDS encoding glutamate decarboxylase, giving the protein MGLKHPKGPKTHIKDLIIDPIFASEGMETIPRDRLPENEIEPDLAYQIVHDELMLDGNARLNLATFVGTWMEPQARKLASETFDKNMIDKDEYPQTADLEMRCVSMLSHLWNAPDLEQATGCSTTGSSEAAMLGGISMKRRWQHKRKAEGKPVDRPNIVMGINVQVCWEKFANYWDVEMRLVPMEKGRYHLTAEEAVKLCDENTIGVIAILGSTFDGSYEPVLEICQALDKFQEKTGLDIPVHVDAASGGMIAPFLDPGLIWDFRIPRVASINTSGHKYGLVYPGVGWVIWRNAEALPEDLIFYVNYLGSNMPTFALNFSRPGSQIVLQYYNFLRLGREGYKKVQQYARDIALFLSSEIEKLGPFELVTRGDELPVFAFKLNDSIKNYTVFDVSNKMRERGWLIPAYTFPENCKDLAVLRIVVRRGFSCDLADMFLEDLKRQLKVLEKQSVPVHDEKTGTSFHH